A genomic region of Saccopteryx bilineata isolate mSacBil1 chromosome 1, mSacBil1_pri_phased_curated, whole genome shotgun sequence contains the following coding sequences:
- the CYB5R3 gene encoding NADH-cytochrome b5 reductase 3 isoform X2, producing MKLFQRSSPAITLENPDIKYPLRLIDKEVINHDTRRFRFALPSPQHILGLPVGQHIYLSARIDGNLVIRPYTPVSSDDDKGFVDLVIKIYFKDTHPKFPAGGKMSQYLENMKIGDTIEFRGPNGLLVYQGKGKFAIRPDKKSSPVIKTVKSVGMIAGGTGITPMLQVIRAIMKDPDDHTVCHLLFANQTEKDILLRPELEELRNEHSARFKLWYTVDKAPEGWDYSEGFVNEEMIRDHLPPPEEEPLVLMCGPPPMIQYACLPNLDRVGHPKERCFTF from the exons GTCATCAATCATGACACCCGTCGGTTCCGCTTTGCCCTGCCATCACCCCAGCATATCCTGGGCCTCCCTGTTG GCCAGCACATCTACCTCTCTGCTCGAATCGATGGAAACCTGGTCATTCGGCCCTACACACCTGTCTCCAGTGATGATGACAAGGGCTTCGTGGACCTGGTCATCAAG ATTTACTTCAAGGATACCCATCCCAAGTTTCCCGCTGGAGGGAAGATGTCTCAGTACCTGGAAAACATGAAGATTGGAGACACCATTGAGTTCCGGGGTCCGAATGGGTTGCTGGTCTACCAGGGCAAAG gaAAGTTTGCTATCCGTCCCGACAAGAAATCCAGCCCAGTCATCAAGACGGTGAAGTCTGTCGGCATGATCGCGGGAGGAACAG GCATCACCCCGATGCTCCAGGTGATTCGTGCCATCATGAAGGACCCAGATGACCACACTGTGTGCCACCTGCTCTTTGCCAACCAG ACCGAGAAGGACATCCTGCTGCGGCCCGAGCTGGAGGAACTGAGGAATGAACACTCTGCACGCTTCAAGCTCTGGTACACGGTGGATAAAGCCCCTGAAG GTTGGGACTACAGCGAGGGCTTTGTGAATGAGGAGATGATCCGGGACCACCTTCCGCCCCCCGAGGAGGAGCCGCTGGTACTGATGTGCGGACCCCCGCCCATGATCCAGTATGCCTGCCTGCCCAACCTGGACCGGGTGGGCCACCCCAAGGAGCGCTGCTTCACCTTCTGA